Proteins co-encoded in one Prescottella sp. R16 genomic window:
- a CDS encoding TrkA family potassium uptake protein, whose amino-acid sequence MPGRLSARFRNSDTLTDRPDFALVGVLKVPELQTSPARAILRRVSYAIAALALAVVVVYIDRDGYKDAQDNPLSLLDCIYYATVSLSTTGYGDVTPITPEARLINVLVITPLRIFFLIVLVGTTLSALTESSRQAFKIQRWRHRVRNHTVVVGFGTKGRTAIDAMLGDGISPSDIVVVDTDSNVLETAASLGLVTVHGSATKSDVLRLAGVQNAASIIVAANRDDTAVLVTLTAREIAPNAKIAAAIRETDNAHLLRQSGADSVVVSSDTAGRLLGIARTTPSVVEMIEDLLTPEAGFAIAEREVEPEEVGGSPRHLADIVLGVVRDGRLLRVGSPEVDAVEADDLLLYIRRVGN is encoded by the coding sequence ATGCCCGGTAGGTTGAGTGCGCGGTTCCGGAATTCGGACACGCTGACGGATCGCCCGGACTTCGCGCTCGTCGGCGTCCTCAAGGTTCCCGAACTGCAGACCAGTCCGGCACGGGCCATCCTGCGACGGGTGTCGTACGCGATCGCGGCCCTCGCCCTGGCCGTGGTGGTCGTGTACATCGACCGGGACGGCTACAAGGATGCGCAGGACAACCCGCTGTCGCTGCTGGACTGCATCTATTACGCGACGGTGTCGCTGTCGACCACCGGCTACGGCGACGTCACCCCGATCACCCCGGAAGCACGGTTGATCAACGTCCTGGTCATCACACCGCTCCGCATCTTCTTCCTCATCGTCCTGGTCGGTACGACACTCTCGGCACTCACCGAGAGTTCCCGGCAGGCATTCAAGATCCAGCGCTGGAGGCACCGCGTGCGCAACCACACCGTCGTCGTCGGATTCGGCACCAAGGGCCGCACCGCCATCGACGCCATGCTCGGCGACGGCATCAGCCCGTCGGACATCGTCGTCGTCGACACCGACTCCAATGTGCTCGAGACCGCGGCGAGCCTGGGCCTGGTCACCGTGCACGGGTCGGCCACCAAATCCGATGTGCTGCGCCTGGCCGGTGTGCAGAACGCGGCCTCGATCATCGTCGCCGCGAACCGCGACGACACCGCCGTCCTGGTGACGCTCACCGCCCGAGAGATCGCGCCGAACGCCAAGATCGCGGCCGCGATCCGAGAGACCGACAACGCGCACCTGCTGCGACAGTCCGGCGCCGACTCCGTCGTCGTCTCCTCCGACACCGCGGGCCGGCTCCTCGGTATCGCCCGCACCACACCGAGCGTCGTGGAGATGATCGAGGACCTGCTCACACCGGAGGCCGGGTTCGCGATCGCCGAACGCGAGGTCGAACCGGAGGAGGTCGGCGGATCGCCGCGGCACCTGGCGGACATCGTGCTCGGTGTCGTCCGCGACGGCCGGCTGTTGCGGGTCGGCTCCCCGGAGGTCGACGCCGTCGAAGCCGACGATCTGCTGCTCTACATCCGACGCGTCGGCAACTGA
- the nudC gene encoding NAD(+) diphosphatase: MTDFVLTDLPLLSRAALDRAEHLRPDTDALRAGWPDAVLLRVNGRGQVRITDGDLVLEPATELGDTPVPGAVFLGVRGPLHVWAVRVPALTGELGDLRMIGHRLDEASAGLLTTAVALLNWHDHAGFSALDGAPTEPTMSGWSRISSSTGHEEFPRTDPAIICLVHDGGDRVLLARQPSWPPRMFSVLAGFVEAGESLEACVAREIREEVGVDVTDIRYLGSQPWPFPRSVMLGFAAVGDPAAALEFADGEIAEAHWFTRDQVRAALDAGDWASGTRESSDAELLLPGSISIARIMVESWASAG; the protein is encoded by the coding sequence ATGACCGATTTCGTGCTGACCGACCTGCCCCTGCTGTCCCGCGCCGCCCTCGACCGGGCCGAACATCTGCGCCCCGACACCGACGCGTTGCGCGCCGGGTGGCCGGACGCGGTGCTGTTGCGGGTCAACGGCCGCGGTCAGGTCCGGATCACCGACGGCGACCTGGTACTCGAACCGGCGACGGAGCTGGGCGACACACCGGTGCCGGGGGCGGTGTTCCTGGGGGTGCGCGGACCGCTGCACGTGTGGGCGGTGCGGGTTCCGGCACTGACCGGCGAACTCGGGGACCTGCGGATGATCGGGCACCGGCTGGACGAGGCGAGCGCCGGCCTGCTGACGACGGCCGTCGCGCTGCTGAACTGGCACGACCACGCCGGGTTCAGTGCCCTGGACGGTGCCCCCACCGAACCGACGATGTCCGGGTGGTCCCGGATCTCCTCGAGCACCGGGCACGAGGAGTTCCCGCGCACCGATCCGGCGATCATCTGCCTCGTCCACGACGGCGGCGACCGGGTCCTGTTGGCGCGGCAGCCGTCGTGGCCGCCGCGGATGTTCTCGGTACTCGCCGGGTTCGTCGAGGCCGGGGAATCACTCGAGGCGTGCGTGGCCCGGGAGATCCGGGAGGAAGTCGGAGTCGACGTCACCGACATCCGCTACCTGGGCAGTCAGCCGTGGCCGTTCCCGCGGTCGGTGATGCTGGGGTTCGCGGCGGTCGGCGACCCCGCCGCCGCACTGGAGTTCGCGGACGGCGAGATCGCCGAGGCCCACTGGTTCACCCGCGATCAGGTGCGGGCGGCGCTCGACGCCGGCGACTGGGCGTCGGGGACGCGGGAGTCGTCGGACGCCGAACTGCTGCTGCCCGGCTCGATCTCGATCGCGCGGATCATGGTCGAGTCCTGGGCGAGCGCCGGCTGA